In the Cyanobacterium sp. T60_A2020_053 genome, GAGATAAAAAGGGCAAAGGTTATATTACCTAAGTTCGAGATAAAATTTTCTGTGCTGTAAAGGTGTCAGGTATCAGGTGTTAGGTATTAGGTAAAAGAATTGACAAAAAATAGATATTAATTGATTTTTTTGGTTTAATTTTTGCTCGAATTATATCATCGTCTGAAAATTATACCTGAAACCCGCAACCTGTCCTTATTAGGGATTCTTGCATCGAACTGAGGTTTTAAACTCATGATTATTCGATAAAATATAGGCTATGATTAAAAGACGCTTCTTCAAAAACTGATTATGAGCAAAATTTTGGTAATAGAAGATGAACAAAAACTGAGTAAGTTTTTAGAACAAGAATTACAGTACGAAGGTTATGAAGTTATAGTTGCTAATGATGGTATCACGGGTTTAACTGTCGCTAGGGATAATAAACCTGATTTGATTTTAGTGGATTGGATGTTACCCGGTATTACTGGTTTGGAAGTGTGTCGCCGTCTTCGTCTCACGGGGGATAAAGTGCCTATTGTTTTATTAACCGCTAAAGATGAAATTAGCGACAGGGTGGCTGGATTGGATGCGGGCGCTGATGACTATATTGTTAAACCTTTTAGTATCGAAGAATTATTGGCAAGATTAAGAGCTAATTTGCGTCGTAGTAATGAGGAAGACCCTGATCAGTTGCAATTCCTTGATCTTACTCTGAATCGTCGTACAAGGGAAATAAAAAGGGGGGAGCGCGCTATTGAGTTAACTGCCACGGAGTATGATTTATTAGAATATTTGATCTCCCATCCTCGTCAAGTGTTGACGAGAGATCAAATTTTGCAGAGGGTTTGGGGTTATGATTTTGGGGGAGACTCTAATATTATTGAAGTGTATGTGCGCTATCTCCGTTTAAAACTAGAAGCTAATAAAGAAAAAAGGTTAATTCAAACCGTCAGAGGGGTAGGTTATGTACTTAGGGAATAGGCAAGGGGAGAGGGAGAAAGGGAGAAAGGGAGAAAGGGAGAAAGGGAGAAAGGGAGAAAGGGAGAAAGGGAGA is a window encoding:
- a CDS encoding response regulator transcription factor translates to MSKILVIEDEQKLSKFLEQELQYEGYEVIVANDGITGLTVARDNKPDLILVDWMLPGITGLEVCRRLRLTGDKVPIVLLTAKDEISDRVAGLDAGADDYIVKPFSIEELLARLRANLRRSNEEDPDQLQFLDLTLNRRTREIKRGERAIELTATEYDLLEYLISHPRQVLTRDQILQRVWGYDFGGDSNIIEVYVRYLRLKLEANKEKRLIQTVRGVGYVLRE